The Bacteroidales bacterium genomic interval AGCCACGATTCAACATATTCCTCTGTTTGATTATTGATTACAATAATAGCAATAAAATTTGATTTTTGTCTGCAACATTTAATAATGTTTACAAACGTCTGATACACAGCGAGTTAGATATAATTTATATCCTTGCATACTAAGTCTCTTTTTTTGGAGGATAGTCAATATTATAGTGAAGCCCAATGCTCTCTTTTCTGCGCATAGCGTATTTTATAACCAAGTACCCAACATTTATAAGATTTCGTAATTCGCACAATTTTGGTATAACTGTTGAGCGTCTGTATAGCTCTTCTGTCTCTCTGTAAAGTACTTCCAAACGTTTAATAGCCCTCTCTAAACGAAGATTTGATCTTACAATTCCCACATAGTTACTCATTATATGTTGTATATCTTTAATACTCTGAGTAATAAGAACCATCTCTTCGTTAGGAGTTGTTCCTTCATCATTCCAATCAGGGATATTTTCGGGTATTGGGTGCGATTTGAATACCATTATTGCATGTTGAGCAGCTCTATCGGCATAAACAATGGCTTCGAGCAATGAATTGGAAGCAAGACGATTAGCTCCATGAAATCCCGTTGAGGAGACTTCGCCAGCTGCGTAAAGATAGTTGATATAACTCTCTCCATTTTGGTCAACTTTTATTCCGCCACATTGGTAGTGATTTGCAAAAACCACAGGGAACATATCTTTTGTAATATCAAAACCGTGTTTTTTTAAATGTTCAGCAATATTTGGGAAGTGCTGCAAAAGCCCTTTTGGATCCAAGTGCCTGCAATCAAGATAAACAAAATCACTACCATGGATTTTCATTTCCTGGTCTATGGCGCGTGCCACAACATCGCGAGGAGCTAATTCCAATCTCGAATCATATTTATGCATAAACTCCTCTCCATTCTGATTTTTAAGTTTTGCACCAAATCCCCGCAGAGCTTCGGTTATCAAAAAAGTTGGCTTTACACCCGGTGCATAAAAAGCGGTTGGGTGAAATTGAATAAACTCCATGTTTTCAATCAATCCTTTTGCTCTGTAAACCATTGATATTCCATCTCCTGTTGCAATTTCAGGATTTGTTGTGTTTAGATATAGGTTACCACTTCCACCTGTCGCAATCATAGTTACGGGCGCTAAAAAGGTCTTAACTGAATTTCTTTTTTTATCTAAAACGTAGGCACCAAAACATTCAATATCACGATCATAGCGTGTTATAATTCTTCCCAAGTGGTGTTGTGTAATAATATCGACTGCAAAGTGGTCTTCAAAAACATCAATATTTGGGTGCGATTTAACCTGATTTACTAAGCCTCGTTGTATTTCGTATCCTGTAATATCTTTAAAATGAAGTATTCTGTGCTCGGTATGTCCTCCCTCTTTTGCTAAATCAAATTTCCCTGATTCGGTTGTATCAAATTGAATACCCCATTCTAACAGTTGCTCAATTTGTGCAGGAGCCTCTTTTACAACCATTTCTACAACTGCCCTGTCGTTTAAATTACAACCAGCCTTTAGGGTATCTTCAACATGCTTCTCAAATTTATCGGGATTATATGTTACGGCGGCAATTCCGCCTTGCGCATATCGCGTATTGGTGTCGTCTAACTGTGTTTTTGTTACTATCGCAACTTTTCCGTAAGGAGCTACTTTCATTGCAAAGCTTATACCTGCAATACCGCTACCTATAACTAAAAAATCGTAATTGAGCTTCATGTGTCTAAAAATTTTCAATTAGCTTATAATGCAAATAAATTATATGCATCGTTAAACCGAATATGTCGAATGTAAAATGAAACATGTTCTGAATACAAAATTAGCAAATTTGTATTTGTGTTTTCTTCAAAAGCCTATTTATATTTGAAATTAAAAAAATCTGATATTTTAAATTAATCAACTGTAATGAGTTTTGCGTATGAAGGGGTGTTTTGAAGGAGTAAAAATTGCAACTTTTAGAGTTTTTTAAAGCTGCTAGTTTAAAACTGTTTTGCGTTTATTTTGAGGTCAGTGGCGGATTCGAACCGCCGTAACCGGTTTTGCAGACCGGGACCTAGCCACTCGGCCAACTGACCTTATTGGGAACGCAAAGATAACCATTGATGTCGGAATAAGCAAAACAAAATTTGAATTATTTCTGTTTTACTGCTCTTAATATATGTCTTTTGCCGGGGGGTCCTTGAAGTTTTACGACGCTAAAGCCCGAAGCTATAAGATTACGACGAACATCGCCCTTAGCTGAATAGGTGGTTAAAACAGCGTTATCGGTCATAGCTTGATATATTTTTGTAAATATTTCAACTGACCAAAGTTCTTGCTGTACTTTGGGCGAAAATGCGTCAAAAAACACAACATCAACGGGATTTTGCGGCAAATAGTCTGTTATATCTGTTTGAATTTTATTTAGATAAAAAATATTGATTTTTGTTTCTACATTCCATTCTGCGAAGTGTAGTTGATTATAATAATCAACATACCCCTTATTATCAAACAGTTGTCCGCAATTCAGTTTTTGAGCCAAATTTATCGGAATTGGATATTTTTCAATTGTGGTGTAAGAAATTTCTAACTTATAATCAATACCAACTTTAAGCGCAAGCAGAGCGTTTAGCCCTGTGCCAAATCCCATTTCTAGAATATTTATTCTCTTTTTGTGGGGATTGTTTAATATATAGTGCAATAGCCCCTCTTTTATAAAAACGTGCTGACTCTCTTGCAGAGCGCCTTTGGTGGAGTGATAATGTTCGCCTATTTCTGTTGAAAAAAGTGTAAAGCTCCCATCTTCAGTTTCTACAATCTTGTGTTGTGTCATGATTTGAAGAGTTGTAAAACTTATTATTGCAAGAACCCAGTTATCTCGTTAGCCCAGAAAAGAGCTATTCCGGCAATAAAAGTCAAAAACGCTATGCTTGGAATCCACTTTGATCTGCTTTGTAGTAGATATTCCGAAGTTATATATGTTAGTGGAATTATAATAAATATCAAAAAATCTGTTGAAGCATGTATAGATGCTATAACAATAATTATAAAATAAATAATTGTTATAAAGAATGTTGTGAAAAATTTGCGTGCAATTATTTTTCTGCTCCTCAATGTAAAAAGTGTTGCAAAAAATCCCATCACGGTTAATATCGACGCGACTAAATGCGGTAAATACTCCATGCTTACACTAAGGGGTATTTCTCTAATTTTCATTTTTCCCAACAATCCATTAAAAAAGAGTTCTATATCCCCAAATAAAAAGAGACCGTATCCAAATAGTATCCAAAAGGTAATAAAGCCAACTAAGCTAATTAGCAACCCTCTTATATTTAACCCATTAGTAACAAAGCTAAGTATCCAAACTAATGGTATTAAAATCACCGCAAACCAATGAAACAATGTGCCAAGTGCAATTAATAGCCCAATTTTGAACATTGCTTTAATTCCAATAACATAGTTTGAATTACTGAACAGAATATCAATACAAATAA includes:
- the nadB gene encoding L-aspartate oxidase; translated protein: MKLNYDFLVIGSGIAGISFAMKVAPYGKVAIVTKTQLDDTNTRYAQGGIAAVTYNPDKFEKHVEDTLKAGCNLNDRAVVEMVVKEAPAQIEQLLEWGIQFDTTESGKFDLAKEGGHTEHRILHFKDITGYEIQRGLVNQVKSHPNIDVFEDHFAVDIITQHHLGRIITRYDRDIECFGAYVLDKKRNSVKTFLAPVTMIATGGSGNLYLNTTNPEIATGDGISMVYRAKGLIENMEFIQFHPTAFYAPGVKPTFLITEALRGFGAKLKNQNGEEFMHKYDSRLELAPRDVVARAIDQEMKIHGSDFVYLDCRHLDPKGLLQHFPNIAEHLKKHGFDITKDMFPVVFANHYQCGGIKVDQNGESYINYLYAAGEVSSTGFHGANRLASNSLLEAIVYADRAAQHAIMVFKSHPIPENIPDWNDEGTTPNEEMVLITQSIKDIQHIMSNYVGIVRSNLRLERAIKRLEVLYRETEELYRRSTVIPKLCELRNLINVGYLVIKYAMRRKESIGLHYNIDYPPKKET
- the mnmD gene encoding tRNA (5-methylaminomethyl-2-thiouridine)(34)-methyltransferase MnmD translates to MTQHKIVETEDGSFTLFSTEIGEHYHSTKGALQESQHVFIKEGLLHYILNNPHKKRINILEMGFGTGLNALLALKVGIDYKLEISYTTIEKYPIPINLAQKLNCGQLFDNKGYVDYYNQLHFAEWNVETKINIFYLNKIQTDITDYLPQNPVDVVFFDAFSPKVQQELWSVEIFTKIYQAMTDNAVLTTYSAKGDVRRNLIASGFSVVKLQGPPGKRHILRAVKQK